One stretch of Armigeres subalbatus isolate Guangzhou_Male chromosome 2, GZ_Asu_2, whole genome shotgun sequence DNA includes these proteins:
- the LOC134210020 gene encoding uncharacterized protein LOC134210020: MYKIFLSITLTVFCKYTESKIIPDVQGVRPCPEYKHDFDFSNLDYDYDDDGYLTVNGNFTFLRDIASPYPAYFHSEQMERGEWRRALIERSVPDFCAVLQSPTEIWYPITRYLNKKACPYKAGFVGTIDHVRYKFPFTISPQFLGEWRLFMEQRDSRKDPKPFACLILYFSVIEI, encoded by the exons ATGTACAAAATATTCCTATCGATTACCTTAACAGTGTTCTGCAAGTACACTGAGTCAAAAATCATCCCCGATGTACAGGGAGTGCGTCCCTGTCCCGAATATAAACACGATTTCGATTTCTCCAACCTGGATTACGATTACGATGACGATGGCTACCTCACGGTGAACggaaacttcaccttcctgcgGGACATTGCCTCGCCCTATCCGGCGTACTTCCACTCGGAGCAAATGGAACGGGGCGAGTGGAGGCGGGCGTTGATCGAGCGCAGCGTGCCCGATTTCTGCGCAGTGCTACAAAGCCCCACGGAAATTTGGTACCCGATCACCCGGTATTTGAATAAGAAGGCCTGCCCGTACAAGGCGGGG TTTGTAGGCACGATCGATCATGTCCGTTACAAATTCCCGTTCACAATTTCGCCCCAATTTCTGGGCGAATGGAGGCTATTCATGGAGCAGCGCGATAGCAGGAAAGATCCAAAGCCTTTTGCCTGTttgattttgtattttagtGTCATTGAAATATAA
- the LOC134212893 gene encoding uncharacterized protein LOC134212893 isoform X2 gives MASRILKNLFLVQLYCTVQAAVTVLIEEDLQECDNGMPLTKVDITGVQIITEENGTLTVNGTARFDDEYGSPTMWKMYSKRLQRGQWVTGLLSREIWNLCPVLLSPNELWYPLMVKMHKNRCPFPKGYEEHMNMVNLGNPAHYFKIPPDFIGEWQVYNEITTSRRGHPEKECFLIKLTITEV, from the exons ATGGCGAGTCGTATATTAAAAAATCTATTTCTAGTGCAGCTTTATTGTACCGTTCAG GCAGCTGTGACGGTATTGATCGAAGAAGATCTCCAAGAATGTGACAACGGTATGCCTCTAACCAAAGTAGACATAACAGGGGTACAAATCATAACCGAAGAAAATGGAACACTGACCGTGAATGGGACGGCTCGCTTCGACGATGAGTACGGAAGTCCGACTATG TGGAAGATGTACTCCAAACGGCTGCAGCGTGGCCAATGGGTGACCGGACTGCTGAGTCGTGAAATCTGGAACCTGTGTCCGGTGCTTCTATCACCCAATGAATTATGGTATCCCCTGATGGTGAAGATGCACAAGAATAGGTGTCCTTTCCCGAAAGGG TACGAAGAGCACATGAACATGGTCAACCTCGGTAACCCAGCGCATTACttcaaaattcctccggattttatCGGCGAGTGGCAGGTGTATAATGAAATAACTACCTCCCGCAGAGGACATCCAGAGAAAGAGtgctttttaattaaattgacgATTACGGAAGTTTAG
- the LOC134212893 gene encoding uncharacterized protein LOC134212893 isoform X1, with translation MTNVNIFITIAKQIWSQQHGESYIKKSISSAALLYRSAVTVLIEEDLQECDNGMPLTKVDITGVQIITEENGTLTVNGTARFDDEYGSPTMWKMYSKRLQRGQWVTGLLSREIWNLCPVLLSPNELWYPLMVKMHKNRCPFPKGYEEHMNMVNLGNPAHYFKIPPDFIGEWQVYNEITTSRRGHPEKECFLIKLTITEV, from the exons ATGACCAACGTGAATATTTTTATAACAATTGCCAAACAGATCTGGAGCCAACAGCATGGCGAGTCGTATATTAAAAAATCTATTTCTAGTGCAGCTTTATTGTACCGTTCAG CTGTGACGGTATTGATCGAAGAAGATCTCCAAGAATGTGACAACGGTATGCCTCTAACCAAAGTAGACATAACAGGGGTACAAATCATAACCGAAGAAAATGGAACACTGACCGTGAATGGGACGGCTCGCTTCGACGATGAGTACGGAAGTCCGACTATG TGGAAGATGTACTCCAAACGGCTGCAGCGTGGCCAATGGGTGACCGGACTGCTGAGTCGTGAAATCTGGAACCTGTGTCCGGTGCTTCTATCACCCAATGAATTATGGTATCCCCTGATGGTGAAGATGCACAAGAATAGGTGTCCTTTCCCGAAAGGG TACGAAGAGCACATGAACATGGTCAACCTCGGTAACCCAGCGCATTACttcaaaattcctccggattttatCGGCGAGTGGCAGGTGTATAATGAAATAACTACCTCCCGCAGAGGACATCCAGAGAAAGAGtgctttttaattaaattgacgATTACGGAAGTTTAG